A genomic segment from Antedon mediterranea chromosome 6, ecAntMedi1.1, whole genome shotgun sequence encodes:
- the LOC140052524 gene encoding cation channel sperm-associated protein 3-like yields MSSSEESQYSDNDDPVIDDEVYEQTCIRPDLKFHKFVVKVTESGIFNAFIMVTILLNALVMAVETDSVLKIKYRTVFIVRDEIFLEIYTYTLEFILKIYAEPIRYFYSSYNLFDLFVLVISYMQVILVNVMSGSTNLSALRILRALRTLRTLRTVSFVKGLQVLVTALLDTIRNSVLNVVLLLFLLMFLFSIMGYYFFGYKELQSDKENWGHLGSAMLTLFSHVTADGWTDFQGRLDALGMAGSRFYTILFIFLGHFVFTNVFIALIIMNIHEATETYRDEQIKERQQV; encoded by the exons ATGAGTTCTTCAGAAGAAAGTCAGTATTCAGACAATGACGATCCTGTGATTGATGACGAAGTCTACGAGCAGACATGCATTCGTCCGGATTTGAAGTTTCATAAATTTGTTGTGAAAGTGACTGAATCTGGAATCTTCAATGCGTTTATCATGGTGACCATCCTTTTAAACGCCTTAGTCATGGCAGTTGAAACGGATTCAGTACTGAAGATAAAATATCGTACAGTTTTTATAGTGAGAGACGaaatatttttagaaatttacacGTACACACTTGAATTTATTTTGAAGATTTACGCAGAACCAATTCGATATTTCTACAGTAGTTATAATCTATTTGATTTGTTTGTTCTTGTCATTTCTTATATGCAG GTGATACTTGTGAACGTCATGTCTGGTAGTACCAACCTGAGTGCGTTGCGAATCTTACGCGCTCTTCGTACATTGCGTACACTAAGGACAGTTTCGTTTGTGAAAGGTCTACag GTGCTTGTGACTGCTTTATTGGACACAATTCGGAATTCTGTGCTAAACGTTGTCCTCCTGCTCTTTCTACTTATGTTTCTCTTTAGTATAATGGGATACTATTTCTTTGGATACAAAGAACTTCAGAGTGACAAGGAGAACTGGGGACATCTTGGATCAGCAATGCTTACATTGTTTAGCCACGTCACG GCCGACGGCTGGACAGACTTTCAAGGAAGACTGGATGCGCTTGGCATGGCTGGCAGTAGGTTCTATACCATCCTCTTCATATTCCTTGGCCATTTCGTTTTCACGAATGTTTTTATTGCCTTAattatcatgaatattcatgaagcTACCGAGACGTATCGAGATGAACAGATCAAAGAAAGACAACAGGTGTAA
- the LOC140052188 gene encoding uncharacterized protein → MEIIAVIGVILVSICAMLSQLEVDYDPLIVDKSVVLARTQKQVFYYVADFHNHKKWIGGIGKTEELDDSLMGEGKQFYQMVETPFVGETKQQLEILQYTPTSKLVYNSNMELLKPRMELEITPGNKPGQTRLTWKTYSRRRSYLFCMTILPVSKYFSNANLRTTLFNLRTLIH, encoded by the exons ATGGAGATTATTGCAGTGATCGGGGTTATTTTGGTGTCTATATGTGCAATGCTTAGCCAACTGGAGGTAGATTATGATCCACTCATCGTCGATAAGTCAGTTGTCTTAGCCAGGACCCAGAAGCAAGTTTTCTACTATGTTGCTGATTTCCATAATCATAAAAAG tgGATCGGAGGAATTGGTAAAACTGAAGAGCTTGATGATTCCTTGATGGGAGAAGGAAAGCAATTCTATCAGATGGTCGAAACACCGTTTGTTGGGGAAACCAAGCAGCAACTTGAGATACTGCAATATACTCCAACCTCAAAGCTAGTCTATAATTCAAATATGGAGTTGCTAAAACCAAGGATGGAATTAGAAATCACACCTGGAAATAAACCTGGCCAAACCCGACTTACATGGAAAACATATTCCAGGCGTAGaagttatttattttgt atGACAATTCTACCAGTTAGCAAGTACTTTAGCAATGCCAATTTGAGAACAACTCTCTTTAATCTGAGAACTTTAATTCACTAA
- the LOC140052525 gene encoding complement C1q-like protein 2, translating into MMYTFAAPFAAVIILTVGNPIDDAEGSGTGFTRQRSAFTAKFTKSLDASRYQNTRIIFNSVLNNVGDDYNPQDGRFTTSVAGTYVFTVTLMSKYSSGSSAFGCLHKNDNEQVCVWSNGNSANEMSSNTITLNLEEGDVVDVVLKAGSNYGIHNYGEAGYCTFTGFLLYPKEDVLQRLIKQLQVLV; encoded by the coding sequence ATGATGTATACATTTGCAGCACCATTTGCAGCAGTCATAATTCTGACAGTTGGTAACCCTATAGATGATGCTGAGGGATCAGGAACTGGATTCACCCGTCAAAGATCGGCATTTACGGCAAAATTTACCAAATCACTCGATGCTTCACGCTACCAAAATACACGAATCATATTTAATTCAGTGTTGAATAACGTCGGTGATGACTATAACCCTCAAGATGGCCGATTCACAACTAGCGTCGCGGGAACGTACGTATTTACCGTGACTCTCATGAGTAAATATTCGTCAGGAAGTTCGGCATTTGGTTGCCTGCATAAGAATGACAACGAGCAAGTCTGCGTTTGGTCCAACGGAAACAGTGCGAACGAGATGTCAAGCAACACTATAACTCTGAACCTAGAGGAAGGTGATGTTGTTGATGTTGTTCTGAAGGCTGGTAGTAATTATGGAATTCACAATTATGGTGAAGCTGGTTATTGTACGTTCACTGGTTTCTTGCTGTACCCAAAGGAAGATGTATTGCAACGTTTAATAAAGCAGCTTCAAGTGTTGGTTTGA
- the LOC140052022 gene encoding cation channel sperm-associated protein 3-like: MSSSEESQYSDNDDPVIDDEVYEQTCIRPDLKFHKFVVKVTESGIFNAFIMVTILLNALVMAVETDSVLKIKYRTVFIVTDEIFLAIYTLEFILKIYAEPIRYFYSSYNLFDLFVLVISYMQVILVNVMSGSTNLSALRILRALRTLRTLRTVSFVKGLQVLVTALLDTIRNSVLNVVLLLFLLMFLFSIMGYYFFGYKELQSDKENWGHLGSAMLTLFSYVTVDGWTDFQGRLDALGMAGSRFYTILFIFLGHFVFTNVFIALIIMNIHEATETYRDEQIKEREQIIQKKKEYMIHRQHNEVRLMLEKQNKGQFKNFNEMVLEFQKTLRHDDFLVSVDLATNLTWLETYITTLDHQDNSMYCLQQLHFEMVNLLSSIHEKTLKERYGI, translated from the exons ATGAGTTCTTCAGAAGAAAGTCAGTATTCAGACAATGACGATCCTGTGATTGATGACGAAGTCTACGAGCAGACATGCATTCGTCCGGATTTGAAGTTTCATAAATTTGTTGTGAAAGTGACTGAGTCTGGAATCTTCAATGCGTTTATCATGGTGACCATCCTTTTAAACGCCTTAGTCATGGCAGTTGAAACGGATTCAGTACTGAAGATAAAATATCGTACAGTTTTTATAGTGACAGACGAAATATTTTTAGCAATTTACACACTTGAATTTATTTTGAAGATTTACGCAGAACCAATTCGATATTTCTACAGTAGTTATAATCTATTTGATTTGTTTGTTCTTGTCATTTCTTATATGCAG GTGATACTTGTGAACGTCATGTCTGGTAGTACCAACCTGAGTGCGTTGCGAATCTTACGCGCTCTTCGTACATTGCGTACACTAAGGACAGTTTCGTTTGTGAAAGGTCTACag GTGCTTGTGACTGCTTTATTGGACACAATTCGGAATTCTGTGCTAAACGTTGTCCTCCTGCTCTTTCTACTTATGTTTCTCTTTAGTATAATGGGATACTATTTCTTTGGATACAAAGAACTTCAGAGTGACAAGGAGAACTGGGGACATCTTGGATCAGCAATGCTTACATTGTTTAGCTACGTCACG GTCGACGGCTGGACAGACTTTCAAGGAAGACTGGATGCGCTTGGCATGGCTGGCAGTAGGTTCTATACCATCCTCTTCATATTCCTTGGCCATTTCGTTTTCACGAATGTTTTTATTGCCTTAattatcatgaatattcatgaagcTACCGAGACGTATCGAGATGAACAGATCAAAGAAAGAGAACAG ATCAttcaaaaaaagaaagaatatatGATTCACAGACAACATAATGAAGTACGTCTGATGTTGGAGAAGCAG AACAAAGGGCAGTTCAAAAACTTCAACGAAATGGTTTTAGAATTTCAAAAGACGTTACGTCACGATGACTTTTTGGTATCGGTTGATTTGGCAACCAACCTGACGTGGTTAGAGACATATATTACCACGCTTGATCACCAAGATAATTCAATGTATTG tTTACAGCAACTTCATTTTGAAATGGTTAACCTTCTGTCAAGTATTCACGAGAAGACACTCAAAGAGCGTTATGGAATCTAG
- the LOC140051695 gene encoding complement C1q-like protein 2, whose protein sequence is MYTFAAAFAAVIILTVGNPIDDAEGSGTGFTRQRSAFTAKLTKSLDASYYRNRRIIFNSVLNNVGDDYNPQDGRFTTSVAGTYVFTVTLMSKYSSGSSAFGCLHKNDNEQVCVWSNGNSANEMSSNTITLNLEEGDVVDVVLKAGSNYGIHNYGEAGYCTFTGFLLYPKEDVLERLINQIHVLV, encoded by the coding sequence ATGTATACATTTGCAGCAGCATTTGCAGCAGTCATAATTCTGACAGTTGGTAACCCTATAGATGATGCTGAGGGATCAGGAACTGGATTCACCCGTCAAAGATCGGCATTTACGGCCAAATTAACCAAATCACTCGATGCTTCATACTACCGAAATAGACGAATCATATTTAATTCAGTGTTGAATAACGTCGGTGATGACTATAACCCTCAAGATGGCCGATTCACAACTAGCGTCGCGGGAACGTACGTATTTACCGTGACTCTCATGAGTAAATATTCGTCAGGAAGTTCGGCATTTGGTTGCCTGCATAAGAATGACAACGAGCAAGTCTGCGTTTGGTCCAACGGAAACAGTGCGAACGAGATGTCAAGCAACACTATAACTCTGAACCTAGAGGAAGGTGATGTTGTTGATGTTGTTCTGAAGGCTGGTAGTAATTATGGCATTCACAATTATGGTGAAGCTGGTTATTGTACGTTCACTGGTTTCTTGCTGTACCCAAAGGAAGATGTATTGGAACGTTTAATAAACCAGATTCATGTGCTGGTTTGA